A genomic window from Amia ocellicauda isolate fAmiCal2 chromosome 15, fAmiCal2.hap1, whole genome shotgun sequence includes:
- the LOC136771508 gene encoding protein mono-ADP-ribosyltransferase PARP12 has product MAADCITSCATKILCSHGGALEYSYLRGYIQQLQIPDSVFCKILRSSGNFVIVSCGDNVPGYGLSPDSKVIAKTSVRLCKAYSTEGCRGCQDLHMCASFFNGKCKAAEARGACHYSHDLGSAHNLRVLSDNKLQNLNKAELFLLLLQNDSSLLPKICMHYNKGTGEFGNCSFKESCKKLHLCLHFLNGCCKFGPTCKRSHSIDRKTFRMLSEKGLGVLIQKLPLLYCNNYIINTQGTSKPEGKQDPEKQPDLNKQLDSTEICLFNIRNQCTFKDACINIHYSLPYKWEVFNGLFWEELPHMEHIEKAFCNPDNTTSDGTPAVDFVNMTRGSAKVRRLSTVSSVTKPAHFILTTVWAWYWRDERRVWKEYGKQLDTNQTSSVTSETIEKAFLADGNSILTFTAGKHEYTLTFKDMYQQNKAFQTQREVCRRPVFVSSKDVQRTVKGESSGTKSFPSHWDPAAVPECGYELVPVPRSSQEFKTIQNKFENTLKAVIHKIERIQNIRLWEAFEMQKQRMKLRNGGMDVEERFLFHGTTQSTLQAICEHNFDWRICGKNGTLYGKGSYFARDAKYSHHYTGSTPVRAMFVSRVLVGMFVRGETDYLLPPYKPGSTTSMYDSCVNDPGNPSIFVVFEKDQVYPEYLIYYTEVTTQQQTVPAPVASVRATQNSHHITAPTSPTSPTSSNDSKCTIL; this is encoded by the exons ATGGCTGCTGACTGTATCACAAGCTGTGCTACGAAGATCCTCTGCTCACATGGGGGGGCACTGGAATACAGCTACCTCAGAGGCTACATTCAACAGTTGCAAATTCCAGATTCGGTGTTCTGTAAAATCCTGAGGAGCAGTGGGAACTTTGTCATAGTTTCATGTGGAGATAACGTGCCGGGCTACGGTCTCAGCCCAGACAGTAAAGTAATTGCCAAAACATCAGTGCGGCTGTGTAAGGCCTATTCTACAGAGGGCTGTCGTGGATGTCAAGATCTCCATATGTGTGCATCTTTTTTTAATGGCAAATGCAAAGCAGCAGAAGCAAG GGGTGCCTGCCACTATTCACATGACCTGGGTTCAGCCCACAACTTGCGTGTGCTCAGTGACAATAAGCTACAAAACCTGAATAAGGCTGAGTTATTTCTTCTATTGCTCCAGAATGACTCCTCCCTTCTGCCCAAG ATATGCATGCACTACAATAAGGGAACTGGGGAATTTGGAAATTGCTCCTTCAAGGAAAGCTGCAAGAAGCTCCATTTATGTCTGCACTTTCTAAATGGCTGTTGCAAGTTCGGTCCTACATGCAAGAGATCCCACTCCATTGATAGAAAAACCTTCAGAATGTTGTCGGAGAAAGGCCTAGGTGTACTCATACAGAAATTACCACTGCTATATTGCAACAACTACATCATTAACACTCAAGGAACCAGCAAACCCGAAg gaaaacaaGACCCTGAGAAACAACCAGATCTAAATAAACAGTTGGACAGCACTGAAATCTGTCTCTTTAACATCCGCAATCAGTGCACTTTTAAAG ACGCATGCATTAATATCCACTATTCCCTGCCCTACAAATGGGAGGTCTTCAATGGCTTATTCTGGGAAGAATTACCTCATATGGAGCATATTGAGAAGGCCTTCTGTAATCCAGACAACACAACAAG TGACGGGACTCCAGCTGTAGACTTTGTTAACATGACTCGGGGGTCAGCTAAGGTGAGGCGTCTGTCCACGGTGTCCTCTGTGACCAAACCCGCTCACTTCATCCTGACCACGGTGTGGGCCTGGTACTGGAGAGATGAGCGCAGAGTGTGGAAGGAATATGGAAAGCAA TTGGATACAAATCAGACTTCATCAGTCACATCAGAAACCATTGAGAAAGCTTTCTTAGCAGATGGAAACAGTATCCTGACTTTCACCGCTGGGAAGCATGAGTACACTCTTACTTTCAAAG ACATGTACCAACAGAACAAAGCCTTtcagacacagagagaagtGTGCAGAAGACCAGTGTTTGTTTCATCCAAAGATGTGCAAAGAACAGTAAAAGG TGAATCCTCTGGGACTAAATCCTTTCCAAGTCATTGGGATCCAGCTGCTGTGCCTGAATGTGGATACGag ctGGTTCCAGTGCCACGGTCCTCACAAGAgttcaaaaccatacaaaacaaatttGAGAATACATTGAAGGCGGTGATTCATAAAATTGAAAGGATCCAGAACATACGTCTATGGGAAGcttttgaaat GCAGAAGCAGCGAATGAAGCTGAGAAACGGAGGGATGGATGTGGAAGAGCGATTCTTGTTCCATGGTACTACCCAGAGTACCCTGCAAGCTATCTGTGAGCATAATTTCGACTGGAGAATCTGTGGAAAAAATGGCACTTTGTACGGCAAAG GAAGCTACTTTGCAAGAGACGCCAAGTACTCACACCACTACACCGGCTCCACCCCTGTCCGGGCTATGTTTGTTAGCAGGGTCCttgttggcatgtttgtgaGAGGAGAGACTGACTATCTGCTCCCGCCATACAAGCCTGGCAGTACCACCAGCATGTATGACAGTTGTGTTAATGACCCAGGCAACCCTTCGATTTTCGTGGTGTTTGAAAAGGACCAGGTGTACCCAGAATACCTTATATACTACACAGAGGTGACCACACAGCAACAAACGGTGCCAGCTCCTGTTGCTTCAGTAAGAGCAACACAAAATTCACATCATATTACAGCACCAACATCACCAACGTCACCAACATCTTCAAATGACTCAAAGTGTACTATCCTGTAG